CTCTCTCCTTTCCAATTATATCTAGAAACCAGTGCAACGATTtaatggttttgtaattttgctattggtattccacatgACAtgatgtggagcacagagaagaagaactacacgtcccagaggacctcacagtcagagagggaaacacaTAAGTGACgctggctctctctctcactgcctggcagtgggtgtgggtgtgcttccaagccgtggCACCTTCCATTTCAGagtaggcttctcggtcttTGGAAACCTCTGTCTCTTACTTTACTTATTAGCCTCAATtccaattagattgtattatgcttttttatcttgcattccgatatcacAGTCAGTAAAATTAATGTTCCTCCTTAGCTCgttgccactgctctgtttgtttccttgagcccagctcccatctccctacccctttcccttttttttttccttcctgtttttggGGGCCCATGTGCCCACTGCCCCCGTCATGGAGAAAGATTGATCTAGATTACTCCGTGacactgtcaccagtgagaacagTCTGGCATCTTTTGCTGCAATCACTTTTCAGGTATTTTAGGAGAGCAATAAGGGTGCTGAGGTATCACTGACGCTTGAGTGGCACCGTGTTGGACGTGTGCGAGAAGGGCGAAAGGGAAGTTGGACCCTGGGAACGACACgtgcttgtgtgtttttatcttttattggGAAGCTGTGAAAGTCCCGCTAGAGGCGCCGTACTTCTGCCTGAGTGCATGGCCAGGCTGCTATCGAAAATATCTCCTCCGGCGGGGGCGCCGCCTCTTGCGGGGCGGAGGAGCGCGCTGGGCGCTGCCGGCCCTCCTCTTCGTGGGGCGCCGGGATCCTCTGCCGAGGGCCCCGCTGGACGTGCCGGGGAGCTCCTCCGCTTCGGGACCCCCGGAGCTGCCGGAGGGCGCGGCGCTGGGGGCGGCGGAATCCTGCGGGGAGGCGGCGGGACCGGACGGGGCAGCGGGGCCGTCCTCGTGCTCCTGGGCAGCGCCGGGGACTTCAGAGCCGTCCTCGTGCTCCTGGGCAGCGCCGGGGTCTTCGGGCCCGTCCTCCCGCTCCTGGGCAGCGCCGAGGTCTTCGAGGCCCAGCATCCTCCGGGCCTCCTGGCCGCACCGGCTCTCGATGGTGCTGATGAGGGCGTCGACGAGCGGTGCGGTGATGGGTCCCAGGGCGTGCTCGATGCACCGCACCAGCGTGTCCCTGTCCGGCCCCACCTGGCACAGGAACGCCAGGATCACGCTCCTTAGCCAGTTGATCTTCCACCAGCGCAGCTCCCCGCTGCGCCGGatctcctgctccagccagggCAGCACCGGGTCCAGGATGTCTCGTCTGTCCCTGAACAGCGCAGCCCAGAGCTCCGGAGGGAGGCCGCCCACTCTCTCCGGCTCCGCGGCCATGGGCTCAGGGGACGCCGGTGCAGAGGGCGGAGCGGACGCCGCAGCGCCGCTGGGGCCGGTGGTGGTGCTGAAGCCGGCGGGCACCGGCACTGCGGGCGGGGAGACGATGCAGTCCACGAACTGATTGTCGCCCCGCACGCAGACCCGGATGGTCTGCATGGCCGTCCTGCAGAGCGGGCAGCTGTCCCTCAGAGTCGCCCACCGCTGGATGCAGCCGAGGCAAAATGTGTGATTGCATGGAATCACACTGGTCATGTCCTGTCGCACATCGCGACAGATGGAACATGTCCATGCCTCTTCTGCAGACATGGtctccttgctgcagctggctgggagaaCTGAGGATGACGAGTTGTTCTTCACCAGAGCTACAGAGGAGGTGTCTCACTGCAAGAGGAAGAGAGGCCACGGTCACTCGCTGTCCCAGGGTGTGCAAGTCCTCAGCAGGAAGCCCTCCCAAGCCCATGACTGCCCTGAGGGACCCACATGTCCCCACACCACTCACCTCCGCTGCTGCGGGTGCACTCAGTAGcgtcccagctgcctgcactgggcagggccgGGGAAACAGTAGcgatgctgtgggtcaggcactgagatgctgcgagcagccccaggcacgacccagcacagcacagccaaaatcTTGCTCGACCTCCAAGCCtcgcacagctgctcagcacggtccaggaacgagccagactgagccaggctctGCCGGCACCCCACTATGAGCAGTGAGGGCTGAGCAGTCACAATCCGTCAcctggtgatgtcacagcctgttgcttggGGCATCGCCATGGGCTGTCCGCCCCCACAGCAACCACCCGTGTTTCAgatatttcctccttttcctgttcctgGTGTGCTGTACCTTCCCCTTCGTTCCTGTCCACCTTTGATGCTCTACATTTGACGTTAATTCAcaggcctttctttttctctgattaaaCCAACTCTAATTGTTCatgtatttcctctgtttcttcagtagTGAACTGTACAttcatattcagccgactgtccatcagcacaccaaggtccctttccatcttggagctttccagccacgcctccccaagcctgtagggttgcctggggttgttgtgaccaaaatgcaggacccgacatACTATAGCCTtatcttacagtgagagcaggctGTCTCTCTCCTTTCCAATTATATCTAGAAACCAGTGCAATGATTTAACAATTCAAAGTCAGATCTCAGAAACTAATTCTGGAGCAAATACCCCAGAAATTTAGGGAAGTTAGCATCAAACATAACCTTTACAGCACACCTTTTTCCCTAGGAATTAAGGAGAATCAAAGCTCCTGAACAGTACATTTTAGTAAAAATGAGGTTTCAGCCTGAACCTTTTGTGCACAGATTTATCTATAAGTGATATTTGCCTGTgctaattaaacagaaaattacCGATGCCACCTTAGTTGTCCATGCTCATAAAACCTAAAGACAGTGTTTGAAAGGCTGAAAACCTCTGATGACAATGCGACCAGCACACAACTTGTTGGTTGGAACTGGCTTTCTTGTCCTGTTAATATAGTAGTGTTCGGGATATTTTTCATTCTACAGTGCTTAAGTGTTCTcgttttaaaacagcatttcaaatacatttgGTTCCAAACAAATCTTTGCCAACATGCCATGATGGTGCTTTCCAAATCTGAAGGCAGATGCAATGAATGCAAAGGTCCAAATCCAcagtttcttctcattttcagtttgtaaaTCCTGTGATGATTGTTCAACATCAGCACCAATAATTTAATGATATACATCAGAGATGATATACTGGAAGTGAATTAGGTGGGAATAAAGGATTTGTGAAGAAGTTGAAATGAAGGGTCAAGAACATCAAGGCAGGGTaatgaaaaggaacagagatggaaaagcaagaaacaagggatggaagcagcagcacttaCTCAATGAATAATTCAGAcctgaagaaagggaaaaaatagcaacTGCTCTCCTACATGAAAGCCAGGTTTGGATCTTGGTCCTTATGCAATTCTTCCACAGACTTTTATACACAGATGTTCTGTGTATCAAAAGCAATATATAATTCTCATTGCCAAGAGGGATTTCAATTCTCACTGCTAAAATAATGTGATGCCCTTAATTTACGAATAAACAAACATGTATGCCTtagcacatttcattttcactccCATGATTTCGGATTTTCTGGAGACCATACAGTTAGTGTTCGTTTCAAACTGTACATTATAAAATGCAGATGGCTTTTTttgagattaaaagaaaaataaataaataaataaataaaaaagaagatgagGCCATCCTAACTGTTGTTACTGGCCCCCTTTCCcttacttaatatttttttcacaagaTTTCTAATCTTTATATAAGTCATATTCAAATTAAATGACTTACAGCTACATGCATGGAATCATACAATcgcaaggttggaaaggacctgcagGAGCATCCAGTgcaactgtcctcccattactgttgctaccacaagcactaaaccatatctagtagctcctcatccagacgcctcttgaacactgccagggatggtgaatccaccacctccctgagcatcCATTCCAGTGcatgaccactctctgagagaaaatgttccttcttatgtccaatctaaacctccaAGGCAGAGTGGCATAGCCAGGACGTGATACCGTTCAAGTCCACATCTAAAACGCGTCAGGAAAACTTCTgaggtttgctttctttgacCTGCTAGCAATGGTCACCATGCCAGACACAGGAGAGGAGCTGTCCCTTGACAAGGGCCATAGTCCTGGTATCCCACTGGAGCATTCCTGCTCATCCAGCCTAACCCAGTTTCCATCTTCTCCATGAATGTGAGGCCACCGCTGATGAGAGAACCCCCACATTTAGGGAACCTCCCTTggtggagatgttcaaggcctTGCACCTGCTTGGAGATGATGTCCAGAATCAGTAGTTCCAACACGTTCTCGGGGATGGATGTGAGTCCTTCTTCCTGACCTTTTTGTAGATTGGaatgacactggctatcctccagtcttcaggcatcTCTCCTGTTCTCCATGACATGATGATAGACAGCTGGGCTGtaagcgcacactgctggctcatgcccaaCTTCTACCAGGaaccccaagtccttctctgaaTCTGGCCCCATGGATTTGTACACATTTCGTCTCATGAGGCAGTCttggacttgctctgcccttacagtggtggtggtgggcgGGGGAAGGTAGGGGCTATTTACTGCCCTGGTACCTACCTAGAGGCTTTAGGGATGCAGGACTCAGGGACATGAGAAATACTAGAATCCTGGCCTGTGTTTTTCCCCTTGTTCGTATCTCAAAAATAAGAAgtacaaggagaaaaaatgctgagaGAGAGATTTTGGGAGCATCAAGTTGGCACAACAGCTTGATTTGTTCGGACATCTCCGAATCTTTCATTAAGATCTGCATCATGATGCTGACCTACCcagcaaagctgtttttcatAGAGGAAGAGATGGTACCTCTGGCGGAGTCAGGCAAACTtccctctgctcacagcaagTGAGGGAGCCTCCTGGCACCAACAGGGCAGACCGAAGGACACACATTCCTGGGCTGCTCTGAGGCAGCCAATTTTGGTCTGCACGGCTTTTATCTGCCTGAGCAAAACACTCCATTTGTGCAGTGTAAAACCCAACGCTTGCTTCTGTCCTCTCTCCATCTGGTGACAGCTGCGCACCTCATGATGAactgagggctgtggggagctTCTCAGAACCTCACTGGCACCAGCAATGAAACTGGGTTGAGGATTCGAGTCTgaattttgtaatttatttctAACTTTTTGTCCGTCTTAGCAAAAACAGTCTTTACACGGGATTCACACAAATAGCCAGCCGCAGCAGGCCAACAATGGGAAGATCTGCGTGGGTGGTGGAATGCCCTTCAGACCTCCGTCAGAATGGAAAGGGCCTCAAGAATCAGAATACACAGAAATATACagatagaggaaaaacagatttggGTAGTTACCAACAGAATGCGATGGTGCCCTGAGGAATGAAATCAGCACGTGCTGGCCTGaattccgatatcatatttagtaaactctctttcctcctcagatagttgccactgctttgttttaGGCTcgcctcccatctccctactcttccctgtttttcccctttccaggGCTGTGGGTTTATGGGTCCCTCATCTGTGCTAGTCGTGGGAATGGGCTGAACTGGCCTGTAAACTGTTGACGCCCCTCTGAGGTTCCCCCTTTTTTTCAAGGCCGGTGGGCCTGTGGGCTTGCAGCCCCCCATCACGGACACAGATCTAAAGATAACTCCATCTGGAAAGGTGCTGGGAAGAAGACAGCCCTGTGGTCTCGGCTCACAAACACTGCCCATTGTAGGACAAACAGAGAGGAATGAAGCCAACTTTTAGGGAGTATTttaagggtttattttttttgtctaattGGGACAACAACTATCACAGGGGGATGGGACACGACTGCTTTCACACAGTCTTTGGGACTGGCTGTGGGGACATCTTCTCTGACGATGGTGGCTGTGGGGGTGTCGTCTCTGTTGCTGGACCCGGGAGTGGCTTTGTGCCCAGGCTGGCCCACCGAAGAACGAAGCCAATGTATGTGGGCAATCTTCTAGGATTATTTTCTTCGCCGCTTGGCACCACAACCATCACGGGAGGATGGGACACGGCTGCTTCTGCGCCGTCTCTGGGACTGGCTGTGGCGGCGCCTTCTCTGTTGTTGGACGCGGGAGCGGCTTCGTGCCCGGGCTGGTCCCCGCTGCCTGGACCGGCTCCCTCGGCCTCCTCGGGGCCGGCTGCGGGAATTTGAAGCGCGACGCCCCACTGGGGATCGGCTTCGAGTGTTGGCCCGCCTTCGCTGCCTGGATTGTCGGCTGCGTGCTGGCAGCGGGGAAGCCCTTGAGGACCTTGATGGTGCTGGTGTGGCCGAGGTGCgggtgctgctctgagcacctcGGGCTGTTGTACGGCTGCTGCCACGACGTCTTCTGGGCTGACTTTGGGAGCCTGAGGCCCGGCCTCGCAACGGGGAGCGGCTTCTTGTGCGGCCAGTCCCACGCTGCCTGGGATGCCTTCTGGGTGCAGCTGCCGAGGTGGTTCTGGAGGACCGTGCTGTCCTCCGTCTGGTGGGGCTCTGGGAGCAGGTCTGGgctcctgcagctggtgcccgTCTCCTCCCACCACGTCCTTGGCGCTGCCGAGATGTGTCCTGCTCCTCAGATAAATGTGGCTGGATGGTCCTCTGCTCTGTTGCAGGCACTCTGGGCTGGTCGTTCAGCTCAGGCAGCttggagctgcaggatgggtCTGTTGCTGCCTGGCTGGAGGGTCCAGACCTGATGATGTTTTCAGGGTCTGGAAAGCTGTGGGCTGACTCTGGTACCACCAGGCTGGAAGTGCTGGGGGAGCTAAGCTCAGTGTCGGAGTGAGATGCTGTAAGGAGAGACAGAAATGTCAGCAGGATGaacctgcagccccagggcaggacaGGCTGCCATCCGCCATGGGACAGAGACTGTGGCAAGGCCACCCTGAGCACGCGCTGCCAGGCCTTGCCTCGACCCAGTCCAGCGGCACAGGGCTCTGCCTCTTACCAgcatccacagcagcacaggagtcGCACTCCCAGGTGTTGTCATCGATGGACCAGAAGGAGCAGAACCAGTGTGTGCCTTTTGtggcacaggagctgcagaggagcagctgccagggccTGGGGAAGCAAACGGGTTGCGGCTGTGAGGACAAAGCGAACTGAGGCAGGGAGCAGCCGGCACAGCTCTAGTGCTCAGTCCTTGCTCCACTAGCCTGTGATGAGGCTGAGGTCTCATGCAGATCCCCAGAGGAATGCAGAGGTCACTCACCCGTCGTTTTCTGCCTCCTCCCTGCCTCCTGGGTAAAAGCACTCGCTGACATCACAGCGCCTGTGCCTTTCTCGAAGCGACTGGTATGCTTCGTCATCCCACCAAGATGGCCGTCtgccagagaagagagggaatcTGATGAGTCTCCGGTGCCCCAGGTGTGAGGCAGATGCAGGGCATCCCTGCTCATCCACCTTGAGCtcattcccagcttctccctGAAGCTGACACCAGTGCTCGCAGGACGGCCGGAGATCGGGCCTACCAGGGCAGTTCCTGGTCAGGCACAGCAACTGGGCCTGAGAGTCTGCGAAGCTGTGCAGAAGTACACCAACCTGACTGGGATTTGGATCCCCAGCGTGGCCATTTTGGAACGGAATCGCCCTTTTGCTCTGCAGACGGGGCAGACGAAGAGCATGGTGCCAGCGTGCATGGcctgtttctgcaggagaatcACAAGCAGCATGAGTGCGAGCGGGgttgggtgctgctgagcactggcCATAGCCACTGGGCGAGGGTAGGGCTCTTACCCTGATGCAgccccggtggaaccaggcctgtttgcacactgggcacaccatggtgtggTAGGATGTTCTCTCTCCCACAGGCTCCAGACAGATGACACAGACCGTGTTCTGTGATGGAGCTGCCTCGTCTGCCTGCTGAGGgcagtgctcccagcagaaggacctgggcagaaggagagaagggatGGGTGCCGTGAGAAGTGCTACGAGGAGgacagagaagacagagaacCAGGAAGGAGAGCCAGGCCTGGGCTCTGTCTCTGACAGGATGCTGAGAGGTGTTGCTGCAGGTTCCTCCCTGGGAGGGGAagcagcttggctgctgctgacagcctcTTACTTGTGCTGCCCAAAGTACTGTGTGATGCACTCCCCGTCCTCGgcgcagggcagatggaagctgcgCTTACAGCCTGCCTCCGCACAGCTGATGGTAGCTCCCCTTCCACGGcagacaaagcagcactgaaaagagcagagcagcccccatcagcGGTGGGCCCAGGGCCTCCACAGCCAGCCCCACTTCTCCAGCCAGGGTGCAGGGTGTGGGCACAACTGCCTCACACTCTGCAGAGCCACCTGGCAGACAAGTCTTGTCCGCTCTGGTGGGCATTTGTCCTGGAGCCAGCTAGAAGGGCTGCAGTCGCTTTCTTTGTGTCCAGCTGAAGCCAGCCTGGGCCTCCGCCGGCACCAAGCTCCCCATTGTGCTCAGGTCCTCACCTTCTTGTCCGCCTTCTGGACTGTGCGCCGGACGGCATTAAGGGGGAAGCCAAAAATTCCCCCCACTGGGCTTCTCCATTTCAAAAGGTCGTTGGCAAAGAACTATGGGAGAGAAAAGAGTGGGATCTCATGAGgccagaaaggaaaggagcatCCATGGCAGGAGCCCTAGCTCTGGAGGAAACTCACCAAGCAGAAGTGGTGGGCACGGAGCCCACCATTGACAAATGTCTGCCCGCAGATGTCCGGGTCGACCTGTGCCTGGCGGCACAGCAtgcacactgcagaggaaggagagagcaaccGTGAGCAATGGTGAGCACCTGGCAGGGCTTGGTAACCCTGGAGGACGTCCACAGGGCCTGCTCCGTGCCTGCTGCGCCTGCTGCCTgaggggcagggctggagggggtggaggggaagggcGCTTTGCAGGCCCAGCGGTGCCAGTGGGCAGCTACAGCCCAAGCTGGGCCACCTGGCCAAGGAGCAGAAGGGTCCTGCCTGTGGTGCTGGGAAGCCCCTGcctgccccttccccccctcccagtcTCAGGCAGacccccagcagccctctgcccagcagcGGGGAGCCATGCACAGGGATATGGTGCTCTCACCTTGCTCCCCAGACCTGGGGGTCTTCTTCGTCCCTTTGGACATGTTTGGCATTGACAGTGAGAAACAAGAGAGTCAGTGCTCCCTCCACGCCTCACCAAGCCGCACTGAGCTCGGCCCCAGCCCAGTAGCcttagctctgctcccagccccgcgTGTCACAATGGCCGCTCCTTGCCACCACTGTGACATCATGGTGTCCATGGTTTCTGGGCTGATTTGGCCCAGTTCCAGACTAACAGGGTAGAACTGCACCTCCGGAAAGGGGGATCAGGGAAAAAGGGTAGAGAGATGGGACCCCCCAAAAATAACAGTGGCAACGATCcgaggagaaacaaactaatttactaaataaggcGATGAAATGCAAGATAACATACTACTATGCAATATAATGCAATACAATTTGAACTGCAGCTAATAAATGTTCTCAGATATAATCAGTGTCCAAAATTGAAGGCCTTCCTCTAGTGCTAAGACGTGCATTTGGgttgagcagcagggaggagagcctGGTTTCGTGACCTTGCCAGGGGCtttatctcctctctgaacACAAAGTCCTTTGGGGTGTGCAGtccttctcttctgggacaggtacccagaactggagaatgaactctttaactcccagtgcaccacatgatgttatggtgtggaatactgataaccaaaaatcataaaaccgtGACACATGGTCACCACCTCAGCGGGCTGAGGGTGCAGCACCCATGTGGGAGGGGCGGTGGCTCATGCAGGCAGTGCAGAGTGAGGAGCCCGATGCTCCAGGAGCAGGAAGGACGGCCTCCCTCAGGCCTTTTGCACTGCACCCATACTGGGATGTCCCAGCAGAGAGAGCCTGGTAAATGTCTGCATGTCAACAGCCCAGCTGGCATTTCTAGTGCGTTGCTGACCAACCTCCTATGGCCTgattgtgacaggacaagggcgAGAACAGTTTTGACTGGAGAAAAGAGGGGGTCAGGGGAGCTGCCAGAGGGAATTCCTCACTCGGAGCaaggtgaggccctggcacagctgccagagaaactgtgggtgACCGTACCTGGAGGctctccaggccaggctggacagagCCCTGTTCTAACCTGACCTGCTGGGTGGCAGCGCTCCTGTGGCAGGCACTTGTGGCTGGGTGGGTTTTATGATCCTAATGGGCTACAAAGTTGTCTTCttaaggatttatgagtgcatacagtagtgCTCAGTAGATAGAGTGtaggttaagagttagtgggTGGGGagtttaggtaggtgtgtgtatatgtcCTCTTGCATGCGTCAGGTTTTGCGTAGCGGATGTACGTGTCTGCGTGGGAATTAGGATGGTATGTAAGGAGTGTGGCGTGACGCAGCAGTAAATGGAGAGAAGAACTCATGGCATCCATGGCTGTGTCTCTTTCCCCCAGATGGTCGAGGTCCCGGCATAAGTTGTGTTAATTGGCAGTTATGTCACGATCCTTTCTTATCCAAGTGTTCGCACATCAAAGCTTCAACCCTTATACAGTTCTCCAAGGCAAAGTGGCATAGCCAGGGCGTGATACCGTTCAAGGCCACATCTAAAACGCGTCAGGAAAACTTCTGAGGTTAGCTTTCTTTGACCTGCTAGCAATGGATACCATGCCAGACACAGGAGAGGAGCTGtaaaatcatttgaattggaagggacttttagaatcatagaatcatacaatcaccaaggttggaaaagacctagaagatcatccagttcacttattaccaatagctcccatcTAGCCCAGTTTCTTTGCTATGAACAGGCACATCTACAGATggatcaggatgctcagagcctggtGCAGCCTGACCTTCACTGTCTCTAGGAGGTGCAGCCTGACCTTCACTGTCTCTAGGAATAGGCCATCCACAGTGTCTCTAGACAACCTGTTCTTTATtgtaaaaagcctttttcttccttatatccaatctaaatctcccctcttttaagTTTGAAACTCTTTCCCTTTGTCCTCTCACAAAAGACTCTGCTAGAGAGTCCATtaccttctttcttacagctccccattggatactgaaaggccactctcaggtcaccttggagccttctcttctccagcctgaacagccccagctctctcagcctgtcctcacaggggaggtgttccacTCCTTGGATC
Above is a window of Excalfactoria chinensis isolate bCotChi1 unplaced genomic scaffold, bCotChi1.hap2 Scaffold_1018, whole genome shotgun sequence DNA encoding:
- the LOC140264785 gene encoding PHD finger protein 7-like, with the protein product MPNMSKGTKKTPRSGEQVCMLCRQAQVDPDICGQTFVNGGLRAHHFCLFFANDLLKWRSPVGGIFGFPLNAVRRTVQKADKKCCFVCRGRGATISCAEAGCKRSFHLPCAEDGECITQYFGQHKSFCWEHCPQQADEAAPSQNTVCVICLEPVGERTSYHTMVCPVCKQAWFHRGCIRKQAMHAGTMLFVCPVCRAKGRFRSKMATLGIQIPVRRPSWWDDEAYQSLRERHRRCDVSECFYPGGREEAENDGPWQLLLCSSCATKGTHWFCSFWSIDDNTWECDSCAAVDAASHSDTELSSPSTSSLVVPETTSAAAPRRHPRQRGTGRTRSRSPLRGRASGSQSQPRRRRGSSRTTARGAQSSTRTSATPAPSRSSRASPLPARSRQSRQRRRANTRSRSPVGRRASNSRSRPRGGRGSRSRQRGPARARSRSRVQQQRRRRHSQSQRRRRSSRVPSSRDGCGAKRRRK